In Chitinophaga nivalis, a single genomic region encodes these proteins:
- a CDS encoding ABC transporter ATP-binding protein → MPILKGVDITVSKGEIVTIVGSSGAGKSTLLHILGTLDTPSGGEVWLNDVNLTGLSGNELADFRNRHIGFIFQFHHLLPEFTALENVCIPAYIAGNRQRQVKERAIFLLETLGLKERLEHKPNALSGGEQQRVAVARALINNPDVVMADEPTGNLDSRNARELHNLFLELRDKLQQTFIIVTHNEELAPLSNRQLVMKDGRIIADAGQSLIQ, encoded by the coding sequence TTGCCCATCCTGAAGGGAGTTGATATTACTGTCAGTAAAGGTGAAATTGTTACTATCGTAGGGTCTTCCGGCGCCGGTAAAAGTACCCTGTTACATATCCTGGGAACGCTGGATACACCCAGCGGAGGGGAGGTTTGGCTGAATGATGTCAATCTGACCGGATTGAGCGGCAACGAGCTGGCCGATTTCCGGAACCGTCATATTGGCTTTATTTTCCAGTTTCACCACCTGCTGCCCGAATTCACGGCACTGGAAAATGTATGTATTCCTGCCTATATAGCGGGTAACCGTCAGCGTCAGGTAAAGGAAAGGGCTATATTTCTGCTGGAAACCCTGGGTTTGAAAGAACGGCTGGAACATAAGCCCAATGCTTTATCCGGTGGAGAACAACAACGGGTGGCGGTAGCACGTGCCCTCATCAACAATCCCGATGTGGTGATGGCAGATGAGCCTACCGGTAACCTCGATTCCCGGAATGCGCGGGAACTGCATAACCTGTTCCTGGAACTGCGGGATAAGCTGCAGCAAACCTTTATCATTGTTACGCATAATGAAGAACTGGCGCCGCTGAGCAACCGGCAGCTGGTCATGAAAGACGGCCGGATTATCGCCGATGCGGGTCAGTCCCTGATTCAGTAA
- a CDS encoding histone deacetylase family protein encodes MKIAYHDIYTHPLPADHRFPMLKYELMATQLLREGIITEDLLFTPEPAPEEVILLTHTREYWHKLQQQTLSDREQRRIGFLQSPALTQREIVITQGTIDIALHALEQGIGFNIAGGTHHAFADHGEGFCLLNDFGVAANYLLQQKKVKQLLVIDLDVHQGNGTAALFAHNANVYTFSMHGAHNYPFHKETSDWDIPLPDGMTTDAYLVELTAALPVLIDRVKPDLVFYLSGVDILDSDKFGKLKVTAAGCRQRDELVFQALQQRGIPCAVAMGGGYATHIKDIVNAHCNTFRAGMDIYGY; translated from the coding sequence ATGAAGATTGCCTACCATGATATTTATACCCACCCGTTGCCGGCCGATCATCGTTTTCCGATGCTCAAATATGAACTGATGGCCACCCAGCTGCTGCGGGAAGGTATTATTACGGAAGACCTGTTATTTACACCGGAACCGGCGCCAGAAGAAGTTATCCTGCTGACCCATACGCGGGAGTACTGGCATAAGCTGCAACAACAAACCTTGTCTGACCGGGAGCAACGGCGTATCGGATTCTTACAGTCGCCGGCCCTTACACAACGGGAAATTGTGATTACACAGGGTACCATTGACATAGCGCTGCATGCACTGGAACAGGGGATCGGGTTTAATATTGCCGGCGGCACGCATCATGCTTTTGCAGATCACGGCGAGGGTTTCTGCCTGCTGAATGATTTTGGGGTTGCCGCCAATTACCTGTTGCAGCAAAAAAAGGTAAAACAGTTGCTGGTAATAGACCTGGATGTACACCAGGGCAATGGTACAGCCGCTTTGTTCGCTCATAACGCCAACGTATATACGTTTAGTATGCATGGCGCCCACAACTATCCTTTCCACAAAGAAACTTCCGACTGGGATATTCCGTTGCCGGATGGGATGACTACCGATGCTTATCTGGTAGAACTGACCGCAGCCCTGCCGGTACTCATTGACCGGGTAAAGCCGGACCTGGTATTTTATCTGTCAGGCGTGGATATACTCGATTCTGATAAATTCGGGAAGCTGAAAGTAACGGCAGCAGGTTGCCGGCAGCGTGATGAGCTGGTATTTCAAGCCCTGCAGCAAAGAGGCATCCCCTGTGCAGTAGCCATGGGTGGCGGTTATGCCACCCATATCAAAGATATTGTGAATGCCCATTGTAATACCTTCCGGGCAGGTATGGATATTTACGGTTACTGA
- the pdeM gene encoding ligase-associated DNA damage response endonuclease PdeM, translating into METVTGEIFYFQEQHWHLLPERVIFWEEANTFILSDLHLGKATHFRKAGIAVPAGMVQEDLFRLQQLITRYTPARIIIVGDMFHSQENSEVQYFRIWRQQFPHIRIDLVKGNHDIMPEEIYTRLEIHTHPSLTIHDIHFMHEPCEDSNGYRYTFSGHLHPGVVMAGAARQRLRLPCFYFGRHCGILPAFGHFTGLATLDPLPGEPVFVIAEKSIIRVQ; encoded by the coding sequence GTGGAGACAGTGACAGGGGAAATATTTTACTTTCAGGAACAACACTGGCACCTGTTGCCCGAACGGGTGATTTTTTGGGAAGAAGCCAACACTTTTATCCTTTCAGATCTGCATCTGGGGAAAGCAACGCATTTCCGGAAAGCCGGTATTGCCGTACCGGCCGGGATGGTACAGGAAGACCTGTTCCGTCTGCAACAGCTGATTACCCGGTATACGCCCGCCCGTATTATCATTGTCGGAGATATGTTTCATAGCCAGGAAAACAGTGAAGTACAGTATTTCCGGATCTGGCGGCAACAGTTTCCTCACATCCGTATCGATCTGGTGAAAGGCAATCATGACATTATGCCGGAGGAAATATATACCCGGCTGGAGATACATACCCATCCATCGCTGACCATCCATGACATCCATTTCATGCATGAACCATGTGAAGACAGTAACGGCTACCGGTATACTTTTTCCGGCCACCTGCATCCGGGTGTGGTGATGGCCGGCGCCGCCAGACAACGGCTGCGTTTACCCTGCTTTTATTTTGGCCGGCATTGCGGCATTTTACCCGCATTCGGACACTTTACCGGCCTGGCCACCCTTGACCCTTTACCGGGGGAGCCCGTGTTTGTAATCGCCGAAAAATCGATTATCCGGGTACAATAA
- a CDS encoding ligase-associated DNA damage response DEXH box helicase, giving the protein MQQRSRGWEVVTQWLAGKSLQPFKFQEDAWKAYLQGKSGLVNAPTGFGKTFSLFLGAVIAWIDAHPDNYQHSTKNGLQLLWITPLRALAKDLSRAMNEVLQELNIPWQTGIRSGDTPMAARAAQKKQMPEVLIITPESLHLLLAQKNYPAIFTHLHTVVVDEWHELLGSKRGVMTELGISRLKGLRGKALKVWGISATIGNLEEALEVLLGPHHSHGIIIRAKLKKNIALQSVIPHEIENYPWAGHLGIKMLPQALPVIEAGQTTLIFTNTRSQSELWYQALLREDPMLAGALALHHGSIDMELRIWVEEALHNGILKAVVCTASLDLGVDFRPVDSVIQVGSPKGVARFLQRAGRSGHQPGAVSKIFFLPTHALELVEAAALKAAIKEDLIENRMPVLLAYDVLLQYLMTLAVSDGFHAAEIWEEVRHTFCYQHISEEEWQWLLAFLTTGGEALSGYDEFKKLERTGDFYRCTSRMQAMRHRLHIGTIVSDAMMKVKFMSGGYVGVIEESFISRLQPGDSFILAGRNLELVLIKDMTVLVRKSAAKRAVVPSYQGGRIPLSSNLGRMLRQKFNEALSRKTRDPELIALQPLFNLQEELSHIPRHDELLIEQIQTKDGYHLFVYPFEGRLVHEVMAALLAYRISRIQPITFSMAMNDYGFELLSDQPIPVDASNVKTLFTTDNLLTELQTSVNATEMARRKFRDIAVIAGLIFQGYPGKHKANRHLQSSASLLFNVFKDYDPQNLLLKQAFNEAFFYQMEEARLRETLERIAQSRIVITTPQKLTPFCFPIKVDSLRDTMTSEKLEDRIKKLITANG; this is encoded by the coding sequence ATGCAACAACGTTCGCGCGGATGGGAGGTAGTTACACAATGGCTGGCCGGCAAATCACTGCAGCCTTTCAAATTCCAGGAAGATGCCTGGAAAGCTTACCTGCAGGGCAAATCCGGCCTCGTCAATGCACCTACCGGATTTGGTAAAACCTTCTCACTCTTCCTGGGCGCCGTGATTGCCTGGATAGATGCCCATCCTGATAATTACCAGCATAGCACCAAAAATGGCTTACAGCTTTTATGGATCACGCCCTTACGCGCGCTAGCCAAAGACCTCAGCAGGGCGATGAATGAAGTATTACAAGAGCTGAACATACCCTGGCAAACCGGCATCCGCAGCGGTGACACGCCGATGGCTGCCCGTGCTGCCCAGAAAAAACAAATGCCGGAAGTACTCATCATCACCCCGGAAAGTCTGCACCTGTTGCTGGCGCAGAAAAACTATCCTGCCATTTTCACCCACCTGCATACGGTAGTAGTGGATGAATGGCATGAACTGCTGGGCAGCAAACGCGGCGTGATGACGGAGTTAGGCATCAGCCGGCTGAAAGGCTTACGGGGAAAGGCATTAAAGGTATGGGGTATTTCCGCTACCATCGGTAATCTGGAAGAAGCCCTGGAAGTATTGCTGGGCCCCCATCACAGCCACGGCATTATTATCCGGGCGAAGCTGAAAAAAAATATTGCCCTGCAAAGCGTCATCCCGCATGAAATAGAAAACTATCCGTGGGCAGGTCACCTGGGTATTAAAATGTTGCCGCAGGCCCTGCCTGTGATTGAAGCCGGGCAAACCACCCTGATATTTACCAATACCCGGTCGCAGTCGGAACTGTGGTACCAGGCCCTGCTCCGGGAAGACCCGATGCTGGCGGGCGCCCTGGCCTTACACCATGGCTCCATTGATATGGAACTACGTATATGGGTGGAGGAAGCCCTGCACAACGGTATCCTCAAAGCGGTAGTATGTACCGCCAGCCTCGACCTGGGCGTGGATTTCAGACCGGTCGACAGCGTAATACAGGTAGGCAGCCCCAAGGGAGTGGCACGTTTCCTGCAAAGGGCCGGCCGTAGCGGACATCAGCCAGGCGCTGTCAGTAAAATCTTTTTTCTGCCCACCCATGCCCTCGAGCTGGTAGAAGCAGCTGCATTAAAAGCCGCCATCAAAGAAGACCTGATAGAAAACCGGATGCCGGTACTGCTGGCCTACGATGTACTATTGCAATACCTGATGACCCTGGCCGTATCCGATGGTTTTCATGCGGCTGAAATATGGGAAGAGGTCCGCCATACCTTTTGTTACCAGCATATCTCGGAAGAGGAATGGCAATGGCTCCTGGCCTTTCTTACCACCGGCGGCGAAGCGCTGTCGGGCTACGACGAGTTTAAAAAACTGGAGCGTACGGGCGATTTTTACCGCTGTACCAGCCGGATGCAGGCGATGCGGCACCGGTTGCACATCGGCACGATCGTGAGCGATGCCATGATGAAAGTAAAGTTCATGAGTGGCGGCTATGTAGGTGTGATAGAAGAGAGTTTCATCTCCCGGCTGCAACCGGGCGATTCTTTTATACTGGCCGGTCGCAACCTGGAGCTGGTACTCATCAAAGATATGACGGTGCTGGTGCGGAAGTCGGCCGCCAAACGTGCGGTAGTACCCAGTTACCAGGGGGGCCGTATTCCGTTGTCTTCCAACCTGGGCAGGATGTTGCGCCAGAAATTCAATGAGGCGCTGTCCCGCAAGACACGCGATCCGGAACTGATAGCATTGCAGCCCCTGTTTAACCTGCAGGAGGAGCTATCGCATATTCCCCGGCACGATGAGCTGCTGATAGAACAGATTCAGACCAAAGATGGCTACCACCTGTTTGTATATCCGTTTGAAGGCCGGCTGGTACATGAAGTCATGGCGGCGCTGCTGGCCTACCGGATCAGCCGTATACAGCCGATTACGTTCTCGATGGCCATGAATGACTATGGCTTTGAACTATTGTCTGATCAGCCCATCCCGGTGGATGCAAGCAATGTAAAGACTTTGTTCACCACCGATAACCTGCTCACCGAGTTGCAGACCAGCGTGAATGCGACGGAAATGGCCCGCCGGAAGTTCCGCGACATTGCAGTCATTGCCGGACTCATTTTCCAGGGATACCCGGGAAAACATAAGGCCAACCGGCACCTGCAATCATCTGCCTCTCTCCTGTTCAATGTATTCAAAGACTATGATCCGCAAAACCTCCTGCTGAAACAGGCGTTTAATGAAGCCTTTTTTTATCAGATGGAAGAAGCCCGGCTACGCGAAACACTGGAGCGGATTGCCCAAAGCCGGATTGTGATCACCACGCCGCAAAAGCTCACGCCCTTCTGCTTCCCGATAAAAGTAGACAGCCTGCGGGATACCATGACCAGCGAAAAGCTGGAAGACCGGATTAAAAAATTGATCACGGCAAACGGTTAA
- a CDS encoding NCS2 family permease, whose translation MLAKFFQLNAHKTTVKKEVLAGLTTFSTMAYILAVNPSILSRAGMDFNALITATALTAAIGTLVMALYAKLPIGVAPGMGLNAFFAYTIVSSMGYSWQFALTAVFLEGIIFIFLSLFHIREAIINSIPENLKHAISVGIGLLIALIGMANAGIIETGMRHVGEGRLDGVILKMGDVTSVGPLVALIGLIVSAVLMYRKVNAALLIGILAATIAGIPLGLTHFPENGHLVSLPPSLAPIAFKLEFDKIFSLDMVVILFTLLMVNLFDTVGTLIGLCNKAGLMDANGRLPRAKQALMADAVGTTAAGLLGTSVVTAYVESASGIAAGGKTGLTALTVAGMFLLSLFFAPVFAMIPAAATAPALIIVGMLMMGSVGKIDFNDVTEAIPAFLAIVMMPYSYSIAEGIVFGMLSYVLLKVLTGQYKTISPIMYVLAALFIVTFLVK comes from the coding sequence ATGCTCGCTAAATTTTTTCAACTCAACGCACATAAGACTACTGTAAAAAAAGAAGTACTGGCAGGGTTAACCACCTTCTCCACCATGGCTTATATCCTGGCGGTGAATCCCAGTATATTGTCCAGGGCAGGAATGGATTTTAATGCACTGATTACCGCTACTGCCCTGACGGCAGCTATTGGTACACTCGTGATGGCATTGTATGCAAAGCTGCCTATCGGCGTGGCGCCTGGTATGGGATTGAATGCATTCTTTGCTTACACCATTGTTTCTTCCATGGGATATAGCTGGCAGTTTGCGCTGACCGCCGTATTCCTGGAAGGTATCATCTTTATTTTTCTATCGTTGTTTCATATACGGGAAGCTATTATCAACAGTATCCCGGAAAATCTCAAGCACGCCATATCAGTAGGTATTGGTTTGCTGATTGCCCTGATAGGCATGGCCAATGCGGGTATTATTGAAACCGGTATGCGGCACGTGGGAGAAGGCCGGCTAGATGGCGTGATCCTGAAAATGGGAGATGTGACCAGTGTAGGTCCGCTGGTAGCACTGATCGGTTTGATCGTGAGTGCCGTATTGATGTACCGGAAGGTGAACGCCGCGTTACTGATTGGTATCCTGGCAGCAACGATTGCCGGTATTCCGCTGGGGCTTACGCACTTCCCGGAAAACGGACACCTGGTGAGTCTGCCACCTTCCCTTGCCCCTATTGCCTTTAAGCTGGAATTCGACAAAATATTCAGCCTTGATATGGTGGTGATCCTGTTTACCTTGTTAATGGTCAATTTATTTGATACGGTAGGTACCCTGATAGGTTTGTGCAATAAAGCAGGGCTGATGGATGCCAATGGCCGCCTGCCCCGTGCAAAACAAGCACTGATGGCAGATGCGGTGGGTACTACCGCCGCTGGTTTACTGGGTACCAGTGTAGTAACGGCCTATGTGGAAAGTGCCAGTGGTATTGCTGCCGGTGGTAAAACAGGTTTAACTGCCCTCACTGTGGCAGGGATGTTTTTATTATCGTTGTTTTTTGCACCGGTATTTGCCATGATCCCTGCGGCAGCCACCGCACCAGCATTGATTATTGTAGGAATGCTGATGATGGGATCTGTGGGTAAGATAGATTTTAATGACGTTACCGAAGCGATTCCCGCTTTTCTGGCTATTGTGATGATGCCTTACAGCTACAGCATTGCAGAAGGCATTGTATTCGGTATGTTGTCTTATGTATTGCTGAAAGTACTGACCGGACAATACAAGACTATCAGTCCTATTATGTATGTGCTGGCGGCTTTGTTTATTGTCACTTTTCTGGTGAAATAG
- a CDS encoding S66 peptidase family protein: MNRKHFLSAMLTAGAGIPALQTLAAIGENATGSKDAILPPYLQPGDIIGITCPAGYIQREELQPAIRIMESWGFNIRIGKTVGLRDNSFAGTDQQRLQDMQAMLNDPHIKAIMCGRGGYGSARIIDQLDFTTFRRAPKWIIGFSDITVLHCHISRHFGIASLHAKMCNSFPDDFNKAEPVVQETILSIRQALTGKKMQYNATPDVNNRAGIASGLLIGGNLSMIQSIAATDSEIDTNGKILFLEEVGEYPYSLDRMLGNLQRSHKLDRLAGLIIGGFNRIKPDDPGEEFGKTIYEMVLEKTKDFRYPICFNFPVGHQKNNYALKCGVMHTLRVDTNKVTLQE; this comes from the coding sequence ATGAACCGCAAACACTTTCTGTCAGCCATGCTCACCGCCGGTGCAGGTATACCTGCCCTGCAAACGCTGGCGGCCATCGGAGAAAATGCCACCGGTAGCAAAGACGCTATCCTGCCTCCTTACCTGCAACCAGGAGATATTATCGGTATTACCTGTCCGGCCGGTTATATCCAAAGAGAAGAATTACAACCGGCTATCCGTATCATGGAAAGCTGGGGGTTTAATATTCGTATAGGCAAAACCGTTGGTCTCCGCGACAATAGCTTTGCCGGTACCGATCAGCAGCGGTTACAGGATATGCAGGCCATGCTGAATGACCCGCATATAAAAGCCATTATGTGCGGTCGTGGGGGATATGGTAGTGCGCGGATCATTGACCAGCTGGATTTTACCACCTTCCGGCGCGCGCCCAAATGGATCATCGGATTCAGTGACATCACAGTACTTCATTGCCACATCAGCCGGCATTTTGGTATTGCTTCCCTGCATGCCAAAATGTGTAACAGTTTCCCCGACGATTTCAATAAAGCGGAACCCGTGGTACAGGAAACAATCCTCTCGATACGACAGGCACTTACCGGCAAAAAAATGCAATACAACGCTACTCCGGATGTCAATAACCGCGCAGGTATAGCCAGCGGCTTACTAATCGGTGGCAACCTCTCCATGATTCAAAGTATTGCGGCCACCGATTCAGAAATAGATACAAACGGAAAAATATTGTTCCTGGAAGAAGTAGGGGAATATCCGTACAGCCTGGACCGGATGTTGGGAAACCTGCAACGTTCCCATAAACTGGACCGCCTCGCCGGTCTCATCATCGGTGGATTCAACAGAATCAAACCGGATGATCCCGGAGAGGAATTCGGTAAAACCATTTATGAAATGGTACTGGAAAAAACGAAAGACTTCCGCTATCCCATCTGTTTCAATTTCCCGGTAGGACACCAGAAAAACAACTACGCACTCAAATGTGGCGTGATGCATACCCTTCGGGTAGATACTAATAAAGTGACCTTACAGGAATAA
- a CDS encoding Lrp/AsnC family transcriptional regulator, whose translation MAHKKEDITEAPLHLDEKDMGILKLLQQDAKMTIRDIAGQLNLSTTPVYERIRKMEQAGVIKQYAAIVDPRKINKSLTVLCYITLKEHNKKCGKKFIQEILSFPEITECLNISGEFDFMIKVQVKDMDEYREFYVNKLGEMDNLSHTQSIFVISVIKATHQVVY comes from the coding sequence ATGGCACATAAAAAAGAAGATATTACGGAAGCGCCTTTGCACCTCGATGAAAAAGATATGGGCATCCTCAAATTATTACAACAGGACGCCAAGATGACCATCAGAGATATCGCCGGACAGCTGAACCTCAGCACCACACCGGTATATGAACGTATCCGTAAGATGGAACAGGCAGGCGTCATCAAACAATATGCAGCCATCGTAGATCCCCGGAAAATCAATAAAAGCCTGACTGTATTATGCTATATCACCCTGAAAGAACACAATAAAAAATGCGGGAAGAAGTTTATACAGGAGATTCTCAGTTTTCCTGAAATAACAGAGTGTCTGAACATCTCCGGAGAGTTTGATTTCATGATAAAAGTACAGGTAAAGGATATGGATGAATATCGTGAATTTTATGTGAATAAACTGGGAGAGATGGATAACCTTAGCCATACACAAAGTATATTTGTGATATCGGTGATTAAAGCCACACACCAGGTAGTATACTAA
- a CDS encoding MFS transporter encodes MKKERIILTVACMAIFFEALDVSVLNMAIPQMEQYFHFGADAIQWVQTVYVLLYGGLVLLGGRLSDSIGRKTIFVTGACIFVVASLAAGFSPSFIWLLVCRGLQGTGVALAIPAALAIITNTFPDPSERNRALGIFGAMAGIGFATGLAIGGLISHYMGWQWVFFINVPVIGAAVLLAIRYIPADVKSTVPRINNTGSALLITTLMILAAWLIHDLGQVAAHAGIYLTLLGVFVLCLVLFIRRERVHPSPLIDFRLFRMDGVITGNVGAALLGSIFLSYIFLLTLYLQQVLGFSSSQAGLLLFPFSILSGMISKFVLPHLFNRLGVVKTGILGNICMLSGILFFLVSYFLDHSLGWVIAAVLCINSLGMSITFPCVTILAVQAVPESGQGLASGINGTANALGGGLGLSLIGLMMQVAATQDWNIYVAGLCLLVVLGLLAIAQLWKYGRNEIGSRLQAAG; translated from the coding sequence GTGAAAAAAGAAAGAATCATACTTACGGTGGCCTGCATGGCTATATTTTTTGAAGCGCTGGATGTTTCGGTGTTGAACATGGCTATTCCGCAGATGGAGCAGTATTTTCATTTTGGTGCAGATGCGATTCAATGGGTACAAACAGTATATGTGTTATTGTACGGAGGGCTTGTATTACTGGGAGGTCGTTTATCTGATTCTATTGGCAGAAAAACCATCTTTGTCACCGGGGCCTGCATCTTTGTGGTAGCATCATTGGCAGCCGGTTTTTCCCCCTCTTTTATATGGTTGCTGGTATGCCGGGGCTTACAGGGAACTGGTGTAGCGCTGGCGATACCCGCAGCTTTAGCTATTATCACCAATACTTTTCCTGATCCGTCTGAAAGAAACCGTGCCCTGGGCATTTTCGGTGCTATGGCCGGTATTGGCTTTGCCACCGGGCTGGCTATCGGTGGACTGATCAGTCACTATATGGGTTGGCAATGGGTGTTTTTTATTAACGTCCCTGTGATCGGAGCGGCTGTGCTGCTGGCTATCAGGTATATACCGGCCGATGTGAAGAGTACGGTTCCCCGGATAAATAATACGGGGAGTGCTTTGCTGATCACAACACTGATGATACTGGCAGCATGGCTCATTCATGACCTGGGACAGGTGGCGGCACATGCGGGCATTTATCTGACTTTACTGGGTGTATTTGTATTATGCCTGGTACTGTTTATCAGAAGAGAACGCGTACATCCGTCTCCGTTAATCGATTTCCGTTTGTTCCGGATGGATGGTGTAATAACCGGAAACGTAGGCGCAGCCTTGCTGGGAAGTATTTTTCTGTCCTACATTTTCCTGCTCACGTTATATCTGCAGCAGGTATTGGGCTTTAGCTCCTCGCAGGCGGGATTGTTGTTATTTCCGTTTAGTATTTTATCGGGGATGATCTCCAAGTTTGTACTGCCTCACCTGTTTAACAGGCTGGGTGTGGTGAAAACAGGCATCCTGGGAAATATATGTATGTTATCGGGAATCCTCTTTTTCCTGGTGAGTTATTTCCTTGATCATTCGCTGGGGTGGGTGATTGCGGCGGTATTATGTATCAATTCACTGGGAATGTCGATTACCTTTCCTTGTGTCACTATCCTGGCAGTACAGGCAGTGCCGGAATCCGGCCAGGGGCTGGCCTCCGGTATCAATGGTACAGCCAATGCACTGGGTGGCGGACTGGGTTTATCCCTCATCGGATTGATGATGCAGGTAGCCGCTACACAAGATTGGAATATATATGTTGCTGGCCTGTGTTTATTGGTGGTACTGGGTTTACTGGCCATCGCACAACTTTGGAAATATGGCCGCAACGAGATCGGCAGCAGGTTACAAGCAGCAGGTTAA
- a CDS encoding ABC transporter substrate-binding protein: protein MSQLVSLRYLLSGLAVAVLLSACSSSRKTASRVDGPPPTLSKPAPEKKKPEDKKEVATKIPFNVPAFGKVVKKPVYNVAIFAPLYLDSVFAGSTELPGRTMPRYVLPGLEFYEGAQLALDSLQQQGYALKVNIYDSKGKQNVASLIRNRTLDATDLIIGAVSNPELKDLSDFAKKKEINFVSATFPNDGGINDNPFLFITNSTLKTHCEALQNYVQDAFSNKNIVLFRRSTTFESRLAADFKASYDKLESNKKSRIREMVWNDGTTPEEIAKVLLADRPNVIIVTALDENGAKNLLRKLSVSAATYPLQIFGMPTWDVFKLKDPEFKGLQVYYSSPYFNDKADNYSRYINDYFRKTYRARPSDMAFKGFDLTYYFVKLLHENGVYFNSEVETSPKIITQYNFQPVYLKDGEQTPSYFENKNIFIIQKGETGDVKMNK, encoded by the coding sequence ATGAGTCAATTAGTTTCATTAAGATACCTGTTATCCGGACTGGCTGTGGCGGTACTGCTGAGTGCCTGTTCTTCTTCCCGGAAAACAGCCAGTCGCGTAGACGGTCCGCCACCTACCCTTTCTAAACCTGCTCCGGAAAAGAAAAAGCCGGAAGACAAAAAAGAAGTGGCCACCAAAATACCTTTCAACGTTCCTGCATTCGGTAAAGTAGTGAAGAAACCAGTTTACAACGTAGCCATCTTTGCGCCGCTGTACCTGGATTCTGTATTTGCCGGCTCCACCGAACTACCCGGTCGCACCATGCCCCGGTATGTACTGCCCGGACTTGAATTCTATGAAGGCGCCCAACTGGCGCTGGACTCCCTGCAGCAACAGGGATATGCACTGAAGGTGAATATATACGACAGCAAAGGCAAACAAAATGTAGCTTCCCTGATCCGCAACAGAACCCTGGATGCCACCGACCTGATCATCGGCGCCGTGAGCAATCCGGAATTAAAGGATCTCAGCGACTTCGCTAAAAAGAAGGAAATCAATTTTGTATCGGCGACCTTCCCCAACGATGGCGGTATCAACGATAACCCTTTCCTCTTTATCACCAACAGCACCCTTAAAACACATTGTGAAGCCCTGCAAAACTATGTGCAGGATGCTTTCTCCAATAAAAACATTGTGCTGTTTCGCAGGAGCACCACCTTCGAATCCAGACTGGCAGCAGATTTCAAAGCTTCCTACGACAAACTGGAAAGCAACAAAAAATCCCGTATCCGGGAAATGGTATGGAATGATGGTACTACCCCGGAAGAAATAGCAAAAGTTTTGCTGGCCGACCGGCCCAATGTTATCATCGTTACTGCACTGGATGAAAACGGCGCCAAAAACCTGCTGCGCAAACTCAGCGTAAGTGCCGCTACCTATCCCCTGCAGATCTTCGGCATGCCTACCTGGGATGTATTTAAACTGAAAGATCCGGAGTTCAAAGGGTTACAGGTATATTATTCTTCTCCTTATTTCAACGATAAGGCAGATAATTACAGCAGGTATATCAACGACTACTTCCGCAAAACTTACCGCGCACGCCCTTCCGACATGGCGTTCAAAGGATTTGATCTGACGTATTACTTCGTAAAACTGCTGCATGAAAATGGCGTGTATTTCAACAGCGAAGTAGAAACTTCTCCGAAGATTATCACCCAGTACAATTTCCAGCCGGTATACCTGAAAGACGGAGAACAAACGCCATCGTACTTCGAAAACAAAAACATCTTCATCATCCAGAAAGGTGAAACCGGAGATGTTAAAATGAATAAATAA